AGTGGACCCATCCCCCGTACTCCGGGCTGCGCCGCGACGGGCACGTCCACGGCCGCGGCTCGGTCGACATGAAGGGCGGCATCGCGGCCGGTCTCTACGCCCTCGCGGTGCTCGAAGACCTGGGCGTCGACCTGCCGTTCGACGTCGCGGTCCAGCTCGTGGTCGCCGAAGAGACCACCGGGGTCGGCACCCGGGCCGCGGCGCTGGAGGTGCCGGACCCGGTCGCGGCGCTCGTGCTGGAACCGACCGACGGCGCGATCGTGCCGATCAGCACCGGGCTGCTGTTCTTCACCGTGGACGTCACCGGCGTCGCCGCGCACACCTCGGCGCCTTGGCGGGGCGTGGACGCGTTCGAGCTGCTGATCCGGGTGCGGGAGGCGCTGGCGGAGTTCGCGCGCAAGCGATCCGCTTCCTATCGCCATCCGCTGTTCGACGGGGTGCCGACCGCCATCCCGTTCGCGGTCGGCACCGCGCGCGCCGGGAGCTGGCGCGCGGCCGTGCCCGACTTCGCGACGATGTCCGGCCGGATCGGGCTCAAACCCGGCGAGGACCCGAACGCGGTCCGCCGGGAGGTCGAGCGGGTCCTGGCGCAGTTCGCGGCCACCGACGACTGGCTGCGCGAGCATCCGCCCGTTGTCCGCTGGGACCACGAAGGCCTGCCCGGCTGGGAAACTCCGATGGACAGTCCGCTGGTCGCCGCTTTGCGGTCGGCGCAGAAGGAGTCCGCCGGCGCGGAGCTCCTCACCGGTTTCACCGCGGGTTCGGACGCGGCGTTCTTCGGCTCGCGCGGGATTCCGACGGCGATCTTCGGGCCCGGCGAAGTGACCAAGGCGCACGCACCCGACGAGTCTGTCGCCGAACGCGAGGTCGTGGCGGCAGCGGAGGTGCTCGCCCTGGCGCTGGCCCGCCTGGAGGTGGGCGATGGCTGACGGCTCGGCCACGGTCCTGCACACGCTGGAGCGCGGTCTGCAAGTGCTCGAAGCGGTCGCGGCGGCCGACGGTTCGGCGACGGCGAAGGTGCTGAGCCGCCAGCTCGGCATCAAGATCGGCACCTGCTACCACCTGCTCCGCACCCTCGTCGCGGGCGGCTACCTGCTGCGCCTGCCCGGCGGGCGCTACGACGTCGGTCCGCGGGCGGCGTCGCTGAGCCGCCATCTGCAGCGGCGGTCCGGCCCGTCGCCGGAGCTGGCGCTGATCCTCACCCGGCTGCACAACAAGACCCAGGAAACGTCGTACGTCGCCGGCTGGCACCACGGAACGCTTACCCTGCAGCACTTCCTGTCCGGCCTGCACACGCTGAACGTCGGCAACCTCGACGTCGGCTACACCGGCAGCATGCACGCCCGCGCGTCGTGCAAGGCCGTGCTCGCCTTCCTGCCCGAGGAGCAGGTGGCCGCGATGTTCGACGGCGTGCCGATGGAACCGGTCACGCCCAACACGATCACCGACTACGAAGCGCTCGCGGCCGACCTCGCCGCGATCCGCCGCCGCGGCTACGCCTTGGACCTGGAGGAATTCAGCGCCGGGGTGTGCTGCGTCGCCGCCCCGTTCTTCGGCGAGGGCGGCGTCCCGGCGGGCGCGTTCACCGTTTCCGTTCCCCAGCCCCGTTTTGTCGAACGCCAGGCGTGGCTGGTCAAGGAAGTGCGCGAGGCGGCCGTGATGGCCAGCGGCCTGCTGCGCACCGGACGGCTGGTCGTGCCCACGCCCGAACAGTCGGCGTGGTCCGGCCGCGACGTTTCCTGACCTTTTTCCCGTTCCGGAAAACGAAAGTGGGTACCCCCATGCCCGAAACCGCCGCCCTGCTGCGCCATTTCGAGGCGATGCAGCGCATCCGTTCCTTCGAAGAGGAAGTCGCCCGCCTGCGCGGGACCGGCGACATCGTCGGGTCGGTCCACCTGTGCAACGGCCAGGAGGCCGTCTACGTCGGAGCCTGCGCCGCGCTCGACCTCGAACGCGACGCGGTGTTCCCCACCTACCGCGGCCACGGCTGGACGCTCGCCTGCGGTGCCCCGCCGCGCGCATTGTTCGCCGAACTTCTCGGCCGCCAAACCGGAATCAACGGCGGCCGCGGCGGTTCCGCGTACCTGACCGCTCCGTCGCACGGGATGTACGGCGAGAATTCGATCGTCGGCGCCGGTGCCCCGATCGCCGCCGGAGCCGCGCTAGCCGCCACCTTCGACGGTTCCGGCCGGGTCTCACTCGCCGCGTTCGGCGACGGCGCGCTCAACCAGGGCGCGGTGCACGAAGCGATGAACTTCGCCGCCGTACGCCGCCTGCCGGTGATTTTCCTGGTGGAGAACAACCATTATTCCGAACTGACACCCATCGCCGACATGGTGCGCATCGACAAGCTCTTCCGGCGCGCGTCCGCCTACGGCATGCCCGGCGCGCGGATCGACGGCAACGACCCCGAAGCCGTCCGCTCCGCCGTCGCCGAGGCGGTCCGCCGCGCCCGCGACGGCGAAGGTCCGGTCCTGCTCGAAGCCATGACCCAGCGCATCGTCGGCCACTACATCGGCGACGCCCAGCACTACCGGCCCGCCGGGGAACTCGAAGCGGCCACCGCCGCGGAACCCATCGGTGCCCTGGTATGGCAACTCCTCTCGGTCGGCGTCGCACAGTCCGAAGTGGACACCATCGTCGAACGCGTCCACCGCGAGATCGCCGACGCCTCCGCCCAAGCCCTCGCCGACCCGATCGCCGACCCCGCAACCGTTCTGGAGCTCCTCTATGCCTGAGACCAAGAAACTGTCCTACGCCGAGGCAGTCAACGCCGCGTTGCGCCGCGCGCTCGACGAGCGGCCCGAAGCGCTGCTGTTCGGCGAGGACGTCGGCAAGCCCGGTGGCGTGTTCGGCGTGACCAAGGGGCTGCACAAGCAATTCGGCGAGCGCGTTTTCGACACTCCGATCTCGGAGTCGGCGATCCTCGGCGGCGCGGTCGGGTCGGCGATGTTCGGGCGACGCCCGATCGTCGAGATCATGTGGGTCGACTTTTCCCTGGTCGCGCTGGACCAGCTGGTCAACCAGGCGGCGAATGTCCGCTACGTGTCGCGCGGGGCGTTGTCCGCGCCGATCACCGTCCGCACCCAGCAGGGCAGCGCGCCGGGCGCGTGCGCGCAGCATTCGCAGAGCCTGGAAGCGTTCTTCGCGCACGTGCCGGGTCTGCGCGTCTGCCTGCCCGCCACCCACCAGGACGCCTACGACCTCCTTCTTTCCGCCATCTGGTGCGACGATCCAGTAGTCGTGATCGAGAATCGCACGCTGTATCACGCGGGCAAGGAAGAGGTCGAGATCGGCGGCCCGATCCCGGAAATCGGCGGTGCCGCCGTGCGCCGGCCCGGCAGGGACGTCACGGTGCTGACCTGGGGCGCCATGCAGCACCGGGTTCTCGAAGCCGCCGAACGGCTTTCCGCCGACGGCATCGACGCCGAAGTCGTCGACGCGCGCTGGGTCCGTCCGCTCGACCTCGACGCGGTCCTGGAAAGCGTGCGCCGCACCGGCCGGCTCGTGGTCGCCCACGAGGCGCACACGGTCGGCGGATTCGGCGGCGAGGTGGTGGCCGCCGTCGCCGAATCCGGCGTGCCGCTGCACAGCCCGCCGGTGCGGGTCGGCGCGCCCGACGCCCGCATCCCCGCCGCCCCGGTCCTCGCCGGCGCGGTCATCCCGACCGCCGACGTGATCGCCGAAGCCATCGCCCGAACCGTCCGCGCCTGACCTCCGGAGACTCCCCATGCCCCCTGTTCTTCCCGCGGTGTCCATGCCCGCGTTCGCGCCGCTGTACGGCGTCGGCGCGGAATCGGTGGACCTGCGCTGGCTCACCGTCGAATACCGCACCGATCCCCAGGTGCTCGCCGAAGTCCTCCCCGCGCCGCTTGCGCCGACCGACGATCCGCGCGTCGCCGTCTGGGTCGCCGAGTTCCTCGGCGCGGAGTTCCGCCTGCCCGACGGCACGGTGGAACGACGTCCGCCGTATCTGCAGGCCGGCGTCTGCGTCCAGTGCCGCCGCCACGAGGAGGTGGGCGCGTATCCGCTCACGTTCTTCATCGAAGGCCTCAACCACGGCACGCTCGGCCGGGAAATCTTCGGGCTGCCCAAGAAACAAGCCCGTGCCGTGACGCTCGACGAGGACGGTTCCTCGGCAACCGGCCGGATCGTGACCGCGAACGGCATCGAGGTCGTCACCGTCACCGCGCAGGCTGCCCGGCGGCACTCCGAGATCGATCCGATCCCGGACTGGTTCGCCAGCCACTTCCCCCTGAAGCTCATCCCGAGCGCCGAAGGCACCGGCTACGACATCAGCCGCCTGGTGCGCGTCCCGTTCCGGACCTCGCAGCCCGGCGAAGGCTGGGAAGGCACCGCCGACGTCGTACTGCGACCGTCCACTTCGGACCCGATCAGCACCCTGCCCCGCACCGAAGTCGTCCGCGCCCGGTACGGCCGGGTCCGGCTCGAGGTCGGCTTCGGCACATACCTCGACCACGTCGACCGGATCCCGGTCCTCGGCACCCCGGACTGGGGCGCCGCGGCGGAGAAAGCGAGCGTCCGATGACCACCGCGGCGGCCCCGGCCCGGACCACGATCACCCGCGCCCAGCGCACGTCGATCATCGCCGCGTGCATCGGGAACTTCATCGAGTGGTACGAATTCGTCCTCTACGGCTACCTCGCCTCCACGATCGCCGTCCTCTACTTCCCGGTCGCCGACCCGGCCGCCGGGCTGCTGCTGACCTTCGCGGTGTTCGGCGTCAGCTTCGTGGTGCGCCCGCTCGGCGGCGTCGTGTTCGGCTACATCGGCGACCGGTACGGCCGCCGCAGCGCGCTGTCGGCGATCATCCTGCTGATCTCGCTGGGCACCGCGCTCATGGCGGTGGTGCCGCCGTACGCGTCCATCGGCGTCGCCGCCCCGATCCTGATCCTCGTGCTGCGGCTGGCCCAGGGCCTGTCCGCGGGCGGCGAATGGACCGGCGCGGTCTCCTACATCATCGAAAGCGCGCCACCGGGCAAACGCGCGTACTACGGCAGCTGGCAGACCATCACGATCGTGCTCGGCATGATGGTCGCCGGGCTGTCCAGCCTGCTGTGCACCGAACTGCTGAGCCCGGCGGACCTCCAGTCGTGGGGCTGGCGGATCCCGTTCCTGGCGGCGCTGCCGCTCGGGCTGGTCGGGCTGTACCTGCGGCTGCGGCTCGGCGAAACCCCGGCGTACACCGAACTCGCCGCCGAGGACAAGCACGAGCGCGCGCCGCTGCGGGCGACGCTGCGGCACGACTGGCGCTCGATGGTCCGCATCGCCGCGCTCGTCTGCTCGCCCACCATGTGCACGTACGTGCTGCTCGTGTACGGGCCCACCTACCTGGCCACCGTCCTGCACGTGCCGCCGGGCCGGGCCAAGATCGCCGGGTTCGCCGCGATGACGATCCTGATCGTGCTCACCGTCGTCTTCGCGCGGATGTGCGACCGGATCGGCCGCAAGCCGTTCCTCATCGCCGGGGCGGCGTGGGTCCTCGTGACCGCTCCGCTCGGATTCTTCCTGCTGCACCGCGCTTCGCTCGGCTTCCTGATCGCCGGCCTCGGCGTCATGGTGGTCGGCGAGGCGCTGATGCTCGGACCGCAGCCGGCGCTGTTCGCCGAGCTGTTCCCCACCGCCCGCCGCTACAGCGGGGTCGGAATCGGCTACAACGCGGGCGTCGTCCTCTTCGGCGGCGCCGGACCCTTGGTCGCCACAGCGATCCTCGAAGCGACCGGAAGCACCTACGCGCCCGCCTGGTACCTCGCCGGCGGCGCGCTGATCAGCCTGGTCGCGGCGTTCCTGACGCCCGAGACCCGGCACAACTCCCTCCAGGGAGGAACGCCATGACCGAAGCGTGGGCCGAAAACCGCGAGGACTACGCGCTGCGCCCGGTGCCGTCGAGTTACCAGAAGTGGAGCGTGCCGTCGCTGTTCGGCGTCATGTTCGGCATCACCACCGCGATGTTCTTCTTCTCCTGGGGCGGCACGCTGGTGCGCGCCTACGGGACCGCGAATCTCGTGATCGGGCTGGTGATCGCCACCGTCATCGTCGGCGCGCTGGCTTACCTGTGGACCAGCGCCGCGTCCCGCAGCGGGCTCGGGTCCGACCTGCTCACCCGCGGCGCCGGGTTCGGCTTCCTCGGCTCGACCGTGACGTCGCTGATCTTCGCGGTGAACTCGGTGCTGTTCTTCGCCTTCGAGGGCTCGATCATGGCGAACGCGGTGATGGCGCAGTGGCCGTCGGTGCCGCCGTGGGTCGTGTACGCCGGTACGGGCGCGGTGTTCATCCCGCTGACCTGGTACGGCCTGCGGCTGGTGAACATCCTGATGTGGGTGACGCTGCCGGTGTTCGCGGTGTTCATGGCGCTGACCGTCTGGCACGCCGCGCACACGCCGGTCGACGTCGGCTTCTGGTCCTACCGCCCGGCCGGCGGCGCGGATGCGACGGCCGGTCCGCCGGTGCTGCAATTGCTCGCCGCCGCGTTCGGCGTCGCCGGGACCATCCCGGTCGCCGCGGACTTCGGCCGGTTCATCCCGGCGAAACGCCGCCGTCTCGGGTCCTTTGTGGTCGGCCCGGTGTTCGCCGCGGTGACCTTCCTCGGCCCGACGCTGCTGGGCGCGTGGCTGTCGCTGCGGTTCGGCGAAACCGACCCCGGCAAGTACCTGCCCGACGTGTTCGGCGTGTGGGGCGTGCTGTTCGTCGTCACCACGCAGCTGCGGATCAACCTGAGCAACGCTTACTCCGGCTCGCTGCAGTTCGCCGGGTTCTTCTGCCGGGTGTTCGGCGTGACGCCCGGACGGCACTGGTTCGTGGTGCTCACCGTGGTCCTGGGCGCGGCCGCGATGTTCGGCGACCTCTACAGCCGGCTCAACGCGGTGCTCACCTTCGGCGGCGTGTTCATGCTCGCGTGGATCGCCTGCGTGGTCGCGGACATGACGATCAACAAGCGGTTGCTGCGGCTGTCTCCCCCGCACTTCGAGTACCGCCGTTCGCGGCTGCCCGCGTTCAACCCGGTCGGGCTCGGCGCCATCGCCGGCGCGCTGATCGTCTCGGCTCCCCCGGCCTTCGGGCTGTTCGGGCCGCTGGGCATGACGCTGGCCCCGTTCATCGCCGCGGCTGCCGCATTTGTGCTGGTGCCCGCGATCGCGCTCGCCACGAAGGGCCGGTACTACACCGTCGCCTCGACCGCCGGGGACATCGTCGCCGAGGACCTCGTGAAG
The nucleotide sequence above comes from Amycolatopsis sp. AA4. Encoded proteins:
- a CDS encoding M20 family metallopeptidase, with the protein product MPRPTGHDVRSRVDAVAEDMLELLAATVRAPSESGWEDRVAGVYADWFAGRGWPVTRQLIGPTGLAEGEPRPEARENLVAWYPRRRGLPCVVLNGHLDVVPAGDEQQWTHPPYSGLRRDGHVHGRGSVDMKGGIAAGLYALAVLEDLGVDLPFDVAVQLVVAEETTGVGTRAAALEVPDPVAALVLEPTDGAIVPISTGLLFFTVDVTGVAAHTSAPWRGVDAFELLIRVREALAEFARKRSASYRHPLFDGVPTAIPFAVGTARAGSWRAAVPDFATMSGRIGLKPGEDPNAVRREVERVLAQFAATDDWLREHPPVVRWDHEGLPGWETPMDSPLVAALRSAQKESAGAELLTGFTAGSDAAFFGSRGIPTAIFGPGEVTKAHAPDESVAEREVVAAAEVLALALARLEVGDG
- a CDS encoding IclR family transcriptional regulator encodes the protein MADGSATVLHTLERGLQVLEAVAAADGSATAKVLSRQLGIKIGTCYHLLRTLVAGGYLLRLPGGRYDVGPRAASLSRHLQRRSGPSPELALILTRLHNKTQETSYVAGWHHGTLTLQHFLSGLHTLNVGNLDVGYTGSMHARASCKAVLAFLPEEQVAAMFDGVPMEPVTPNTITDYEALAADLAAIRRRGYALDLEEFSAGVCCVAAPFFGEGGVPAGAFTVSVPQPRFVERQAWLVKEVREAAVMASGLLRTGRLVVPTPEQSAWSGRDVS
- a CDS encoding thiamine pyrophosphate-dependent dehydrogenase E1 component subunit alpha, with translation MPETAALLRHFEAMQRIRSFEEEVARLRGTGDIVGSVHLCNGQEAVYVGACAALDLERDAVFPTYRGHGWTLACGAPPRALFAELLGRQTGINGGRGGSAYLTAPSHGMYGENSIVGAGAPIAAGAALAATFDGSGRVSLAAFGDGALNQGAVHEAMNFAAVRRLPVIFLVENNHYSELTPIADMVRIDKLFRRASAYGMPGARIDGNDPEAVRSAVAEAVRRARDGEGPVLLEAMTQRIVGHYIGDAQHYRPAGELEAATAAEPIGALVWQLLSVGVAQSEVDTIVERVHREIADASAQALADPIADPATVLELLYA
- a CDS encoding alpha-ketoacid dehydrogenase subunit beta translates to MPETKKLSYAEAVNAALRRALDERPEALLFGEDVGKPGGVFGVTKGLHKQFGERVFDTPISESAILGGAVGSAMFGRRPIVEIMWVDFSLVALDQLVNQAANVRYVSRGALSAPITVRTQQGSAPGACAQHSQSLEAFFAHVPGLRVCLPATHQDAYDLLLSAIWCDDPVVVIENRTLYHAGKEEVEIGGPIPEIGGAAVRRPGRDVTVLTWGAMQHRVLEAAERLSADGIDAEVVDARWVRPLDLDAVLESVRRTGRLVVAHEAHTVGGFGGEVVAAVAESGVPLHSPPVRVGAPDARIPAAPVLAGAVIPTADVIAEAIARTVRA
- a CDS encoding acetoacetate decarboxylase family protein, which encodes MPPVLPAVSMPAFAPLYGVGAESVDLRWLTVEYRTDPQVLAEVLPAPLAPTDDPRVAVWVAEFLGAEFRLPDGTVERRPPYLQAGVCVQCRRHEEVGAYPLTFFIEGLNHGTLGREIFGLPKKQARAVTLDEDGSSATGRIVTANGIEVVTVTAQAARRHSEIDPIPDWFASHFPLKLIPSAEGTGYDISRLVRVPFRTSQPGEGWEGTADVVLRPSTSDPISTLPRTEVVRARYGRVRLEVGFGTYLDHVDRIPVLGTPDWGAAAEKASVR
- a CDS encoding MFS transporter, which produces MTTAAAPARTTITRAQRTSIIAACIGNFIEWYEFVLYGYLASTIAVLYFPVADPAAGLLLTFAVFGVSFVVRPLGGVVFGYIGDRYGRRSALSAIILLISLGTALMAVVPPYASIGVAAPILILVLRLAQGLSAGGEWTGAVSYIIESAPPGKRAYYGSWQTITIVLGMMVAGLSSLLCTELLSPADLQSWGWRIPFLAALPLGLVGLYLRLRLGETPAYTELAAEDKHERAPLRATLRHDWRSMVRIAALVCSPTMCTYVLLVYGPTYLATVLHVPPGRAKIAGFAAMTILIVLTVVFARMCDRIGRKPFLIAGAAWVLVTAPLGFFLLHRASLGFLIAGLGVMVVGEALMLGPQPALFAELFPTARRYSGVGIGYNAGVVLFGGAGPLVATAILEATGSTYAPAWYLAGGALISLVAAFLTPETRHNSLQGGTP
- a CDS encoding cytosine permease is translated as MTEAWAENREDYALRPVPSSYQKWSVPSLFGVMFGITTAMFFFSWGGTLVRAYGTANLVIGLVIATVIVGALAYLWTSAASRSGLGSDLLTRGAGFGFLGSTVTSLIFAVNSVLFFAFEGSIMANAVMAQWPSVPPWVVYAGTGAVFIPLTWYGLRLVNILMWVTLPVFAVFMALTVWHAAHTPVDVGFWSYRPAGGADATAGPPVLQLLAAAFGVAGTIPVAADFGRFIPAKRRRLGSFVVGPVFAAVTFLGPTLLGAWLSLRFGETDPGKYLPDVFGVWGVLFVVTTQLRINLSNAYSGSLQFAGFFCRVFGVTPGRHWFVVLTVVLGAAAMFGDLYSRLNAVLTFGGVFMLAWIACVVADMTINKRLLRLSPPHFEYRRSRLPAFNPVGLGAIAGALIVSAPPAFGLFGPLGMTLAPFIAAAAAFVLVPAIALATKGRYYTVASTAGDIVAEDLVKCVVCSEPHASADFVSCPFHRGSVCSVCCAAERACRSVCKTASVALERTPA